The Anopheles maculipalpis chromosome 3RL, idAnoMacuDA_375_x, whole genome shotgun sequence genomic sequence GGCAATATATAGGTTtgcaaaagtattttaaaacagcaaataaatGGCAACTAGAAAATCATTGGCTTAGTTGGTGCATAAAATGTTGGGCAGAAAACACATAATTGCGGAAAAAGTTAAGGTAGCGGTAAATCACAATAGTGTTAATGTGCTCTGTGCGCAGATAGTGTTCGATTATTCCAACCCTCCTGACGATGGATTTAACAGTGTATTTTTCTATATTTCAGATTAATAGTAACCCATCTTTATAAAACATCGTGTATATCTTAACAATGATAAGCCTTCGACTCAATAGACTCTGGCTCAGCGTATTGGCAGTATTCTTCTCtgcaaaattttcttttggaaGCAACTTTAATGTGATATATGCAATCAATGCTGGTGGCGATGCACATACCGATTCTCATGGAATATGTTATTTGGGTGACCCATTAAAGGGAGCAGTAGGCACAGAATCGGATTACGGTCGCCAGCTACTAGCGATTAATAGAGTTAATAAGCATGATGAAATTCTGTATCAAACTGAACGCTACCATCACGATACTTTTGGCTACGATATTCCAGTATCAGGGGATGGAAAATACGTTCTCATACTTAAATTTTGCGAGGTGTACTTCAACGGACCAAATATGAAAGTTTTCGATGTTCGTCTTGATCGACATACAATCATATCGGATTTAGACATATATGCTTTAGTAGGTAAAGGCACTGCTCACGATGAATTGatattcttttccatttctcaAGGACGGttatatttaaaagaaaacaaatctgAAATCCGTggaagtaaattaaaattagagTTCGTGAAGGGATACAAAGATAACCCAAAAATTAATGCAATTTTGCTCATCAAAGACTACAATGGAGCAATTCTTCCTCGTTTGCCCCCTTTAAACAACGATCACCTTACTGGTACTAAAGGAATTGATCACGTTGGCGATCATTACCATTCTCAATCGTATTCGTTGTCTGAAAATGACGGACCAACCGTCGAAATTGGGGACGATAGCATCATGGACGATTTTCTGAGTGTCCCAGCAGACGAGTTCATCAAACCTTCTTCAATATCGCGAAAAACTAGTGGCCCAAAACAACCGAATCCCTATTCTTTGGACGATTCTTCAACCATGTTACCTGTGTTCATTGCAATCGGTGCATTTATACCGCTGTTATTTTGTCTGTGCAGGCTGTGATTTGTTATATCTTAATTTAGTTGTGTAGTTATAAAAACTATAATTCGctttattttgaaatgttgaagTAGTACTTAATCTATCGTGTTACTGTCAAAAAACGGTTCATCAATCATGGAAACATTTGTCAAAGATATGTATTTGTTTGACTTTAAATTAAaggcaattttaaaattatatgtataaaacatcaaaattattGATTGCAATCGTACAaatatgttatttttaaacttatcATTCAGTTTGTAATGTTGTATCATCGATACTACATGATGAAGCATTTGTCTGTAGTGTATTCGTGATACCTTACCGTTTAAAGGTATGGACTTGTATAGGCGTTGTATTACAACGAAAATTGAAGTCCCATGCCACTTCAGTGCATGAGTGCATGAGTTTTGCCAGCAGCTCTAAATAATTTTACGTTAGCAGGATATATAAGGTTGtt encodes the following:
- the LOC126565106 gene encoding malectin-A, yielding MISLRLNRLWLSVLAVFFSAKFSFGSNFNVIYAINAGGDAHTDSHGICYLGDPLKGAVGTESDYGRQLLAINRVNKHDEILYQTERYHHDTFGYDIPVSGDGKYVLILKFCEVYFNGPNMKVFDVRLDRHTIISDLDIYALVGKGTAHDELIFFSISQGRLYLKENKSEIRGSKLKLEFVKGYKDNPKINAILLIKDYNGAILPRLPPLNNDHLTGTKGIDHVGDHYHSQSYSLSENDGPTVEIGDDSIMDDFLSVPADEFIKPSSISRKTSGPKQPNPYSLDDSSTMLPVFIAIGAFIPLLFCLCRL